From the Bacteroidales bacterium genome, one window contains:
- a CDS encoding carboxypeptidase-like regulatory domain-containing protein yields MKTKTRNSRIWFVAALLFLGTSLYAFPGSDKEPADTIKYTSYYGKVIDAESSKALPFATIEALGSNTATVSNIDGDFTIKIERNANVSQLKISYIGFQNKIMDLGNFSDQRSFTVELSPSTIQLKQVTIRPKDAMELINDVLYNIRNNYSEMPMMMRGFYRETIQRGNNYVSISEAVIDIYKGSYSNDYQVDQVKLFKGRKSADVEKMDTVLFKVQGGPNTTILMDVVKNPYILLSEEYLNIYNFRLTDVITIDDRLHYVISFSQKDYVDDPYYKGRLYIEMDKLAISEAEFELNVENEDEAARLFIQRKPFGMRIIPERAVYRAKYTIAEDRWYFSYARAEVKFKVNWKKKLFNTTYSTMSELAITDRTYEGIERFIGKERFKSNDILNEKVYVFFDQGFWEGYNVIEPDQSIESAIRKLNRKYLRRNG; encoded by the coding sequence ATGAAAACTAAAACGAGAAACTCAAGAATTTGGTTCGTGGCAGCTCTTTTGTTCCTGGGAACTTCACTTTACGCCTTTCCCGGCAGTGATAAGGAGCCGGCCGATACCATCAAGTACACATCCTATTATGGTAAGGTAATCGACGCCGAATCAAGCAAGGCCCTTCCCTTCGCAACCATCGAAGCGCTTGGTAGTAATACCGCGACTGTAAGCAACATTGATGGTGATTTCACCATTAAAATTGAGCGGAATGCCAATGTTTCACAGTTGAAAATCTCATATATCGGCTTTCAGAACAAAATCATGGATCTGGGGAACTTTTCAGATCAGCGGTCATTCACGGTTGAGCTAAGCCCCAGCACCATTCAGTTAAAGCAGGTAACCATTCGTCCCAAAGATGCCATGGAGCTAATCAACGATGTCCTGTACAACATCAGGAACAATTATAGTGAGATGCCCATGATGATGCGCGGATTCTACAGGGAGACCATTCAGAGAGGGAATAATTATGTTTCCATCTCCGAAGCCGTTATTGATATTTATAAAGGAAGTTACTCCAATGATTACCAGGTAGACCAGGTGAAACTATTCAAAGGGCGCAAGAGTGCAGATGTGGAGAAAATGGATACCGTCCTGTTCAAAGTCCAGGGTGGCCCCAATACCACCATCCTGATGGATGTGGTTAAAAACCCCTACATCCTGCTTTCCGAGGAGTACCTGAATATTTACAATTTCCGCCTTACCGATGTAATCACCATCGATGACAGGCTTCACTATGTCATCTCTTTCAGTCAGAAGGATTATGTGGATGATCCCTATTACAAAGGCCGTCTCTATATAGAAATGGACAAACTGGCCATATCTGAAGCCGAATTCGAGCTCAATGTGGAGAACGAGGATGAAGCTGCCAGGCTCTTTATCCAGCGTAAACCATTTGGAATGAGAATTATTCCGGAGAGAGCTGTCTACCGGGCGAAGTATACCATTGCTGAGGATCGCTGGTACTTCAGTTATGCGCGTGCCGAAGTGAAGTTCAAGGTGAACTGGAAGAAGAAACTCTTTAACACCACCTATTCCACCATGTCGGAACTGGCTATTACGGATCGTACGTACGAGGGAATTGAGAGATTTATCGGAAAGGAAAGGTTCAAGAGCAATGATATCCTGAATGAGAAGGTTTACGTATTCTTCGATCAGGGATTTTGGGAAGGTTACAACGTCATTGAACCAGATCAATCCATAGAGAGCGCTATCCGGAAACTGAACAGGAAATACCTGAGGCGGAACGGATGA
- a CDS encoding RNA polymerase sigma-70 factor, which translates to MVLKEQQQLRKIRKGDISSFEALFHHYYSGLCGYAESLLGLKEVAEEVVQDVFYNIWKNRETLRIRNSLQSYLYRSVYNNSMMYLRKMRREHFLEDLSQPEPRMDAPDPSQIIQLDEVSGLITQTLGKLPERTREIFRLNRQEGLKYREIAQKLAISEKTVEANMGKALKALRNSMEKYEQD; encoded by the coding sequence ATGGTCCTGAAAGAACAACAGCAGCTCAGAAAGATCCGGAAAGGGGATATCTCCTCCTTTGAGGCTCTTTTTCATCACTATTACAGTGGTTTATGCGGGTATGCGGAAAGCCTTCTGGGTCTGAAAGAGGTGGCCGAAGAGGTAGTCCAGGATGTGTTCTATAATATCTGGAAAAACAGGGAGACGCTGCGAATCAGGAATAGTCTTCAAAGTTACCTGTATCGTTCTGTATACAACAACTCTATGATGTACCTCAGAAAGATGAGAAGGGAACACTTCCTGGAAGACCTTTCACAGCCTGAACCCCGGATGGATGCACCGGATCCCTCCCAGATCATTCAACTGGATGAGGTTTCCGGTCTGATTACCCAGACTCTGGGAAAACTTCCGGAAAGGACCAGGGAGATATTCAGATTGAATCGACAGGAAGGATTGAAGTACAGAGAGATAGCCCAGAAGTTGGCCATTTCGGAAAAAACGGTGGAGGCAAATATGGGGAAAGCTCTGAAAGCATTAAGAAACAGCATGGAGAAATATGAGCAGGACTAA